Genomic DNA from Leptotrichia wadei:
TTTCATTTGAAATGAAAGATGATGTAATAAAATTTATTAAAGAAGAATTTGGCGGGAAAATTGATTTGTTAATTTACAGTTTAGCAAGCGGAGTTAGGACTGATCCTATTGATGGCATAACTTACCGTTCAGCATTAAAATCTACTACAAAGGAAATTACAGGACCAACTATCAATTTTGAAAAGGAAACTATGGAAGAAACAACAATGGGTGTTGCAACTCCTGAAGAAATTAAAAGTACTATAAAAGTTATGGGTGGAGAGGACTGGAAATTATGGATTGAAGCACTTGATAAAGGCGGAGTTCTTTCTGAAGGCTTTAAAACAGTAGCTTACTCATATTTAGGACCAAAAGTAACTTACGGAATTTATAAGGAAGGTACAATTGGAGCGGCAAAAAGAGATTTGGAACATACTTCTGATGTTTTAAATGACTTTTTGAAGGAAAAATATAATGGAGAGGCTTATGTTTCATTAAGTAAAGCATTAATGACAAAAGCAAGTGCAGTTATCCCTATTTTCCCATTATACGCAGCATTGCTTTATAAAGTAATGAAGGAAAAAGGTATTCACGAAGGTACAATCCAACAAAAACATAGATTATTAACTCAAATGGTTTATGGAAATCATCCAGTAATTGATGACGAAAGAAGATTACGTCCAGATAACTGGGAAATGCGTGAAGACGTTCAAGCTGAAGTTGAAGCACTTTGGGACAAAATTACA
This window encodes:
- the fabV gene encoding enoyl-ACP reductase FabV, which translates into the protein MVIKPRLKGGLALTNHPIGAKEFVKRQIDYVKSQDKYKGPKKVLIIGSSSGYGLATRISLAFGAGAETIGVAFEKGIEGKRTGSAGWWNTIAFDEAAEKEGLKYKNFIGDAFSFEMKDDVIKFIKEEFGGKIDLLIYSLASGVRTDPIDGITYRSALKSTTKEITGPTINFEKETMEETTMGVATPEEIKSTIKVMGGEDWKLWIEALDKGGVLSEGFKTVAYSYLGPKVTYGIYKEGTIGAAKRDLEHTSDVLNDFLKEKYNGEAYVSLSKALMTKASAVIPIFPLYAALLYKVMKEKGIHEGTIQQKHRLLTQMVYGNHPVIDDERRLRPDNWEMREDVQAEVEALWDKITPENFKEISDYAGAREEFMQLNGFDFDNVDYDADLDLEELAKLRP